A DNA window from Allokutzneria albata contains the following coding sequences:
- a CDS encoding HAD family hydrolase — protein MTRPSAASSSDGPAAVLWDMDGTLVDSEKIWDIPLAELAVRLGGELSAETRAEMVGSNQERTLRLLFAALGLPAEPSALADAGEWLVARTAELFAAGLPWRPGAPEALRAIRDSGVPTALVTSTVRELTEVALDSIGREYFDITLCGDEVTNPKPDPEPYLTAAARLGVDITRCVVIEDSPTGVAAGVASGATVLVIPCEVAVDSGERRLFRESLVGVDLSELSVVLSR, from the coding sequence GTGACCAGACCGTCCGCAGCGTCTTCCTCGGACGGCCCGGCGGCCGTGCTGTGGGACATGGACGGCACGCTGGTGGACTCGGAGAAGATCTGGGACATCCCGCTGGCCGAGCTGGCGGTCCGCCTCGGCGGCGAGCTGAGCGCGGAAACCAGGGCGGAGATGGTCGGCTCCAACCAGGAACGCACCCTGCGGCTGCTGTTCGCCGCGCTCGGCCTGCCCGCTGAGCCCTCGGCGCTGGCCGACGCGGGCGAGTGGCTCGTCGCCCGCACCGCCGAGCTGTTCGCGGCCGGCCTGCCCTGGCGGCCCGGCGCCCCCGAGGCGCTGCGCGCCATCCGCGACAGCGGCGTCCCCACCGCGCTGGTCACCTCCACGGTCCGCGAGCTGACCGAGGTGGCCCTGGACTCCATCGGCCGCGAGTACTTCGACATCACCCTCTGCGGCGACGAGGTCACCAACCCCAAGCCCGATCCGGAGCCCTACCTCACCGCCGCCGCCCGGCTCGGCGTCGACATCACCCGCTGCGTGGTGATCGAGGATTCCCCCACCGGAGTGGCCGCGGGAGTGGCATCCGGGGCAACCGTTCTGGTCATTCCCTGCGAAGTCGCCGTCGATTCGGGCGAACGCCGGCTTTTCCGCGAATCCCTTGTCGGAGTGGACCTCTCCGAATTGTCCGTGGTTCTGTCCCGCTGA
- a CDS encoding GrpB family protein, translated as MSTPLSDDEIVAANVDFDPTHNSAITLAEYDPEWPRLFEREARRLRSLLGDTLVRAEHTGSTSVPGLAAKPIIDMSVAVVDSADEATYVPQLEAAGYVLRVREPEWFEHRMFKGPDTNINLHVFSAGCSEIDRMVRFRDHLRTRDEDRQLYERTKRELAQRTWKYVQNYADAKTEVIQQIMRRAGG; from the coding sequence ATGAGCACTCCCCTGTCGGACGACGAGATCGTCGCCGCCAACGTGGACTTCGACCCCACCCACAACTCCGCGATCACCCTCGCCGAGTACGACCCCGAGTGGCCGAGGCTGTTCGAGCGGGAGGCGAGACGCCTGCGATCGCTGCTCGGCGACACCCTCGTGCGGGCCGAGCACACCGGCTCGACGTCGGTACCCGGCCTCGCCGCGAAGCCGATCATCGACATGTCCGTGGCGGTGGTCGACTCCGCGGACGAGGCCACCTACGTGCCGCAGCTGGAGGCGGCCGGGTACGTGCTCCGGGTGCGCGAGCCCGAGTGGTTCGAGCACCGGATGTTCAAGGGCCCGGACACCAACATCAACCTGCACGTGTTCTCGGCGGGCTGCTCCGAGATCGACCGGATGGTGCGCTTCCGCGACCACCTGCGCACCCGTGACGAGGACCGGCAGCTCTACGAGCGGACCAAGCGCGAACTGGCTCAGCGCACCTGGAAGTACGTGCAGAACTACGCCGACGCCAAGACGGAGGTGATCCAGCAGATCATGCGGCGCGCAGGCGGCTGA
- a CDS encoding phosphoribosyl-ATP diphosphatase, translating into MTKTFDGLFAELTERAATRPEGSGTVAALDAGVHAQGKKVLEEAGEVWIAAEYQSDEQLAEEISQLLYRLQVLMIGRGISLDDVYRHL; encoded by the coding sequence GTGACGAAGACGTTCGACGGGTTGTTCGCCGAGCTGACCGAACGGGCAGCGACCAGGCCGGAGGGCTCCGGCACGGTGGCCGCGCTGGACGCCGGGGTGCACGCGCAGGGCAAGAAGGTGCTGGAGGAGGCGGGCGAGGTGTGGATCGCCGCCGAGTACCAGTCCGACGAGCAGCTGGCCGAGGAGATCTCGCAGCTGCTCTACCGCCTGCAGGTGCTGATGATCGGCCGCGGCATCAGCCTCGACGACGTCTATCGCCACCTGTGA
- the hisG gene encoding ATP phosphoribosyltransferase, which yields MLRVAVPNKGTLAGAASEMLTEAGYRQRHEQRDLTVLDPVNEVEFFFLRPKDIAIYVGSGELDLGITGRDLALESGAPVAETLSLGFGFSTFRYAAPAGREWKVGDLEGKRIATAYPRLVRTDLARHGVTAAEVIRLDGAVEISIQLGVADAVADVVGSGRTLRQHGLVAFGDEICRSEGVLIERADSPAAVSTLDPASGSAAEKAQLAGRLQGVVFAQQYMMLDYNCPQDLLDAAVEITPGLDSPTMSPLADPQWVAVRAMVARKEANLVMDRLIALGAKAILVSDIRSCRL from the coding sequence ATGTTGCGTGTCGCTGTGCCCAACAAGGGCACACTGGCCGGTGCCGCCTCCGAGATGCTCACCGAGGCTGGCTACCGGCAGCGGCATGAGCAGCGCGACCTGACCGTGCTCGACCCGGTCAACGAGGTCGAGTTCTTCTTCCTGCGCCCCAAGGACATCGCCATCTACGTCGGCTCCGGTGAGCTGGACCTGGGCATCACCGGCCGGGACCTGGCGCTGGAGTCCGGGGCCCCGGTGGCCGAGACCCTGTCGCTGGGCTTCGGCTTCTCCACCTTCCGCTACGCGGCGCCTGCCGGGCGCGAGTGGAAGGTCGGCGACCTGGAGGGCAAGCGGATCGCCACCGCCTACCCGCGGCTGGTGCGCACCGACCTGGCCCGGCACGGGGTCACCGCGGCCGAGGTGATCCGGCTCGACGGCGCGGTGGAGATCTCCATCCAGCTCGGCGTCGCCGACGCGGTCGCGGACGTGGTCGGCTCCGGCCGCACGCTGCGCCAGCACGGGCTGGTCGCCTTCGGTGACGAGATCTGCCGCTCCGAAGGCGTGCTGATCGAGCGCGCGGACTCCCCGGCCGCCGTGTCGACGCTCGACCCCGCGAGCGGGTCCGCGGCGGAGAAGGCCCAGCTGGCCGGGCGCCTGCAGGGCGTGGTGTTCGCCCAGCAGTACATGATGCTGGACTACAACTGCCCGCAGGACCTGCTGGACGCGGCGGTGGAGATCACCCCGGGCCTGGACTCGCCGACGATGTCCCCGCTCGCCGACCCGCAGTGGGTCGCGGTGCGCGCCATGGTCGCCCGCAAGGAGGCGAACCTGGTGATGGACCGGCTGATCGCGTTGGGCGCCAAGGCGATCCTGGTCTCCGACATCCGCTCCTGCCGCCTCTAG
- a CDS encoding galactose oxidase has product MVEFSRRTFAAAASLLPLLPATARASPGASWSRLAPMPPNPTAWHPAIPVGKPHWRQLGLAGPVAGAHAGHLIVAGGANFPEPAKTSNRPNALGKVYWNDVFVMAPDGSWLPTTFTVPNSLAYSACLSTARGVLVIGGEGFLNGPNGSALAQVRKFADVFYLRYHSQRRAIEREQLPPLPRPLSYGVAGIVDEVVYVAEGADFYALDLDRPGDGWRTLPSWPGDPRSVAVGAAHNGRFYLLSGRAQTSAGWQFYRDAYAYSPRLRSWRRIADLPWCVTAGLAYPTADGLLVLGGDRDLERWNLIQERTALRDREPKGSPRWHEHNDVITWIHDHHTGFTPEVLRYDAARDSWRTTGHFPGPPPATTPAVLWREHPVVVSGEIRPGVRTPVVWRLG; this is encoded by the coding sequence ATGGTCGAGTTCAGCAGGCGCACGTTCGCGGCGGCGGCCTCGCTGCTGCCGCTCCTCCCGGCGACCGCACGGGCGAGTCCGGGCGCGAGCTGGTCGCGGCTCGCCCCGATGCCGCCGAACCCCACCGCCTGGCACCCGGCGATCCCCGTGGGCAAGCCGCACTGGCGGCAGCTCGGCCTGGCCGGTCCGGTCGCCGGTGCGCACGCGGGTCACCTGATCGTCGCGGGCGGTGCGAACTTCCCGGAGCCCGCGAAGACCTCGAACCGGCCGAACGCGCTCGGCAAGGTCTACTGGAACGACGTGTTCGTCATGGCTCCCGACGGTTCCTGGCTGCCGACGACGTTCACCGTGCCCAACAGCCTGGCCTACTCCGCCTGTCTGAGCACCGCACGCGGCGTCCTCGTCATCGGCGGCGAGGGATTTCTCAATGGCCCCAACGGTTCTGCGCTCGCGCAGGTCCGGAAGTTCGCCGACGTATTCTACCTGCGCTACCACTCGCAGCGGCGAGCGATCGAACGGGAACAGCTGCCTCCGTTGCCGCGTCCGCTCTCCTACGGCGTGGCCGGGATCGTCGACGAGGTCGTGTACGTGGCGGAGGGAGCGGACTTCTACGCACTCGACCTCGACCGTCCCGGTGACGGGTGGCGAACCCTGCCGTCCTGGCCCGGTGATCCGCGTTCAGTCGCGGTGGGGGCGGCGCACAACGGACGGTTCTACCTGCTCAGCGGGCGCGCGCAGACCTCGGCGGGCTGGCAGTTCTACCGCGACGCCTACGCCTACTCGCCGCGCCTGCGGTCGTGGCGCCGCATCGCCGACCTGCCCTGGTGCGTCACCGCAGGGCTGGCCTACCCCACCGCTGACGGGCTGCTGGTGCTCGGCGGCGACCGCGACCTGGAGCGGTGGAACCTGATCCAGGAGCGGACCGCGCTGCGCGACCGCGAACCGAAGGGCTCCCCGCGCTGGCACGAGCACAACGACGTGATCACCTGGATCCACGACCACCACACCGGGTTCACCCCGGAGGTGCTGCGGTACGACGCGGCGCGCGACTCCTGGCGCACCACGGGGCACTTCCCCGGCCCGCCGCCCGCGACCACCCCGGCGGTGCTCTGGCGGGAGCACCCCGTCGTGGTCAGCGGCGAGATCAGGCCGGGGGTGCGCACCCCGGTGGTGTGGCGCCTCGGCTAG
- a CDS encoding YlbL family protein → MSRRVVTLVLSAFLAAGLALGSTAVTVPYVALGPGEIRDTLASVDGRPVVDVTGAPTYPTTGSLYLPTVSVTDELTLFDAVRLWASSRYALAPREQVFPPDKTFQQVQQDNTKAFTGSQSVAEDAARAYLKPSSPIKVDIDLKNIGGPSAGLVFALTIVDKLTPGDLLRGKAVAGTGEIKPDGTVGGIGGIRMKMIAAKEVGATAFLSPAENCKEARQTVPDGLRLVKVSTLTEAVDALTALGEGRDTPSC, encoded by the coding sequence GTGAGCCGCCGCGTCGTGACCTTGGTGTTGAGTGCGTTCCTGGCCGCGGGGCTGGCCCTCGGTTCGACAGCCGTGACCGTGCCGTACGTGGCACTGGGTCCCGGCGAGATCCGGGACACCCTCGCCTCGGTCGACGGCAGACCGGTCGTGGACGTCACCGGCGCGCCGACGTACCCGACAACGGGCTCGCTGTACCTGCCGACCGTCTCGGTCACCGACGAGCTGACGCTGTTCGACGCGGTGCGGTTGTGGGCGTCGTCCCGGTACGCGCTCGCGCCGCGAGAGCAGGTCTTCCCGCCGGACAAGACCTTCCAGCAGGTCCAGCAGGACAACACGAAGGCGTTCACCGGTTCGCAGTCGGTGGCGGAGGACGCGGCGCGCGCCTACCTCAAGCCGTCTTCGCCGATCAAGGTCGACATCGATCTCAAGAACATCGGCGGCCCGTCCGCCGGGCTGGTCTTCGCACTGACCATTGTGGACAAACTGACGCCCGGGGACCTGCTCCGCGGCAAGGCCGTCGCGGGCACCGGTGAGATCAAGCCGGACGGCACGGTCGGCGGGATCGGCGGCATCCGGATGAAGATGATCGCCGCCAAGGAGGTCGGCGCGACCGCCTTCCTCTCCCCCGCCGAGAACTGCAAGGAAGCGCGGCAGACCGTTCCGGACGGGCTGCGCCTGGTCAAGGTGAGCACGCTGACCGAAGCGGTGGACGCGCTCACCGCGCTCGGCGAAGGCCGCGACACCCCCTCCTGCTGA
- a CDS encoding LacI family DNA-binding transcriptional regulator → MATIDDVARRAGVSTATVSRALRGLPNVAESTREHVRRVAAELNFAVSRSASSLASGRTDTVAIVVPHVTRWFFAKVISGAEAVLRAAGYDVLLYSIGDAESRERFFASLPLRGRADAVLVLALPITATEVGLLEGLGVPVGLVGHDVAGLLSVGIDDAAGARAATQHLVNLGHERIALISGDDDPLGFTVPGKRRDAFREVLRANGLRAAGEAVGDFTFAGGERAMTELLTRKDPPTAVFAMSDEMAVGALKALRRHAIEPGSGVSVIGFDDHEMAEVLDLTTVAQPVAEQGSTAASLLLRQVGGQRAAEPDRVVLPVRLVVRGTTAPPT, encoded by the coding sequence ATGGCCACCATCGACGACGTCGCCAGGCGAGCCGGGGTCTCGACCGCCACCGTCTCCCGCGCGCTGCGTGGCCTGCCCAACGTCGCCGAGTCGACGCGCGAGCACGTGCGGCGCGTCGCGGCCGAGCTGAACTTCGCCGTCTCGCGGTCGGCGTCCAGCCTCGCTTCCGGCCGCACGGACACCGTGGCGATCGTGGTCCCGCACGTCACCAGGTGGTTCTTCGCGAAGGTGATCAGCGGTGCCGAGGCTGTCCTGCGCGCGGCAGGTTACGACGTGCTGCTCTACTCGATCGGCGACGCGGAGTCCCGCGAGCGGTTCTTCGCGAGCCTGCCGCTGCGCGGCCGGGCCGACGCGGTGCTCGTGCTCGCGCTGCCGATCACGGCGACCGAGGTCGGCCTCCTCGAAGGGCTCGGCGTCCCGGTCGGACTGGTCGGGCACGACGTCGCCGGGCTGCTCTCGGTGGGCATCGACGACGCCGCGGGGGCCCGGGCCGCGACGCAGCACCTGGTGAACCTCGGCCACGAGCGCATCGCGTTGATCTCCGGCGACGACGACCCGCTGGGCTTCACCGTGCCGGGCAAGCGTCGCGATGCCTTCCGGGAAGTGTTGCGCGCCAACGGACTCCGTGCCGCGGGCGAAGCGGTCGGTGACTTCACCTTCGCGGGCGGGGAGCGCGCGATGACCGAGCTGCTGACCCGCAAGGACCCGCCGACCGCAGTGTTCGCCATGTCCGACGAGATGGCGGTCGGCGCGCTGAAAGCCTTGCGCAGGCACGCCATCGAGCCGGGCAGCGGGGTTTCGGTGATCGGGTTCGACGACCACGAGATGGCCGAGGTGCTGGACCTGACCACGGTCGCCCAGCCCGTGGCGGAACAGGGCTCGACCGCCGCTTCGCTGCTGCTGCGCCAGGTCGGGGGACAGCGCGCGGCGGAGCCGGATCGGGTCGTGCTGCCGGTCCGGCTGGTCGTCAGGGGGACCACGGCGCCGCCGACCTGA
- a CDS encoding ABC transporter substrate-binding protein, giving the protein MPVRLTGLALVACLLSACAAEVDPVPTLAIYKYPQEHFQSVVDNCNKRAAGRYKLVYRKLPREADGQREQLVRRLAAEDADIDIMGLDVTWVAEMAEARWIREVPPGVREEVERGTLAIPLETARWKGKLYGAPDNTNVQLLWYRSDLVAEPPTTWTELLAAGAELKRQGKPHYVEAQGKSYEGLTVLVNTLVNSANGSLVSADGQRSTVDSGAVAALRQLKEIASAPATNPAFASSAEDDGRRAMQAGRSAFMVNWPFVYQSMRSENPGLFPHLAWAPYPRISADTPAKVTAGGIDYAVSSFSRYPAESFDAVLCLRNKENQRIGAIEGGVPPTLESVYDDPGFAEAVPMKDAILDTLRTSSVRPKVPSYQTVSSTISSLLADPASLDPAAVAAELRTAVQDALDSKGVIP; this is encoded by the coding sequence ATGCCCGTTCGTCTCACCGGCCTCGCACTGGTGGCCTGCCTGCTGTCCGCCTGCGCCGCCGAGGTCGACCCCGTCCCGACGCTGGCGATCTACAAGTACCCGCAAGAGCACTTCCAGTCCGTTGTGGACAATTGCAACAAGCGGGCTGCCGGGCGCTACAAACTGGTCTACCGCAAGCTGCCACGAGAGGCGGACGGGCAGCGCGAGCAGCTCGTGCGCAGGCTCGCCGCCGAGGACGCCGACATCGACATCATGGGCCTCGACGTCACATGGGTCGCGGAGATGGCCGAAGCGCGCTGGATCCGCGAGGTGCCACCGGGGGTGCGCGAGGAGGTCGAACGCGGAACCCTGGCGATCCCCCTGGAAACCGCGCGGTGGAAGGGAAAGCTCTACGGCGCGCCGGACAACACGAACGTGCAGCTGTTGTGGTACCGCTCCGATCTGGTGGCCGAGCCACCCACGACCTGGACCGAGCTGCTGGCCGCGGGTGCGGAGCTGAAGAGGCAGGGCAAGCCGCACTACGTCGAAGCGCAGGGGAAGTCCTACGAGGGGCTGACCGTTCTGGTCAACACGCTGGTGAACTCCGCGAACGGCAGCCTCGTCAGCGCGGACGGACAGCGGTCCACTGTGGACAGCGGGGCGGTCGCGGCTCTCCGGCAGCTCAAGGAGATCGCGTCGGCACCCGCGACCAACCCGGCCTTCGCGAGCAGCGCGGAGGACGACGGCAGGCGGGCCATGCAGGCAGGCCGGTCGGCGTTCATGGTGAACTGGCCGTTCGTCTACCAGTCGATGCGCTCGGAGAACCCGGGCCTGTTCCCGCACCTCGCCTGGGCGCCGTACCCGCGGATCTCCGCCGACACCCCGGCGAAGGTCACCGCCGGCGGCATCGACTACGCGGTGAGCAGCTTCTCGCGCTACCCGGCCGAGTCCTTCGACGCCGTGTTGTGCTTGCGGAACAAGGAGAACCAGCGCATCGGAGCGATCGAGGGCGGGGTGCCGCCGACGCTGGAGTCGGTCTACGACGATCCCGGCTTCGCCGAGGCGGTGCCGATGAAGGACGCGATCCTGGACACGTTGCGCACGTCGAGCGTGCGCCCGAAGGTCCCGTCCTACCAGACCGTGTCGTCGACGATCTCCAGCTTGCTGGCGGACCCCGCGAGCCTCGATCCGGCCGCGGTCGCGGCCGAGCTCCGCACGGCCGTTCAGGACGCGCTGGACTCGAAGGGCGTCATTCCCTGA
- a CDS encoding holin, with protein MWTKLFWLGTLERAIKTFAQAAVAVLAANSVGLLDAPWGAAASAAGMAAVLSVLTSIGSATIGDHNSPSLVRTAAPAGTATLTSTPQVTPTVPPGPMP; from the coding sequence ATGTGGACGAAACTGTTCTGGCTCGGCACCCTCGAGCGCGCGATCAAGACCTTCGCGCAGGCGGCGGTCGCGGTGCTCGCGGCCAACTCGGTCGGACTGCTCGACGCCCCGTGGGGCGCGGCGGCCTCGGCGGCGGGCATGGCGGCCGTGCTGTCGGTGCTGACCTCCATCGGATCGGCGACGATCGGCGACCACAACAGCCCCAGCCTGGTCCGCACGGCGGCACCGGCAGGCACGGCGACGCTCACCAGCACGCCACAGGTCACCCCGACCGTGCCGCCGGGGCCGATGCCCTGA
- a CDS encoding glycoside hydrolase family 25 protein — protein MSSGIDVSRHQDVNWYGVRDAGYEWAYIKATEGIGYVDPLFDAHVDAARSVGFTIGGYHFARPDTNPPEADAEHFATELNARGLAGEGNLPPCLDIERDNGGDLAEWVRVFIAETRRITGRHQIMVYASTSWFRDKLNPDHWLDDGVRLWVAHYGRTPGQPGYLTDKVCAHQYTDTGRLPGIDGHVDLNVCMVELSRLTEH, from the coding sequence ATGAGCTCTGGAATCGACGTCTCACGACATCAGGACGTGAACTGGTACGGCGTGCGCGACGCCGGATACGAGTGGGCCTACATCAAGGCGACCGAGGGAATCGGTTATGTGGACCCGCTTTTCGACGCGCACGTGGACGCCGCCCGCTCGGTCGGCTTCACCATCGGCGGCTACCACTTCGCCCGGCCCGACACCAACCCGCCGGAGGCCGACGCCGAGCACTTCGCCACCGAGCTGAACGCGCGCGGCCTCGCGGGCGAGGGCAACCTGCCGCCGTGCCTGGACATCGAGCGCGACAACGGCGGCGACCTCGCGGAGTGGGTGCGGGTCTTCATCGCCGAGACCCGCCGGATCACCGGCAGGCACCAGATCATGGTCTACGCCAGCACGAGCTGGTTCCGCGACAAGCTCAACCCCGACCACTGGCTCGACGACGGGGTCCGGCTCTGGGTCGCGCACTACGGGCGGACACCGGGCCAGCCCGGCTACCTCACCGACAAGGTCTGCGCGCACCAGTACACCGACACGGGCCGGCTGCCGGGCATCGACGGCCACGTCGACCTCAACGTGTGCATGGTCGAGCTGAGCCGGCTCACCGAGCACTAG
- a CDS encoding RecB family exonuclease, which produces MRRPALSPSRASDFKQCPLLYRFRAVDRLPEKATRAQVRGTVVHSVLERLFGMPAQERVPDTAKSLVEPSWADLLTERPELLAEMFDGADDPDLAEWLESAKSLVDGYFLLEDPRRLEPEACEQLVETELPSGVLLRGYIDRIDVAPTGEIRVVDYKTGAAPREIGEAKALFQMKFYALVLWRLRGVVPRQLLLMYLADRQNLAYTPDEGELLRFERTLDAIWQAILRAGRTGDFRPNPGKLCAFCDHQALCPSFGGTPPAYPGWPEPDAGTETMADRAD; this is translated from the coding sequence ATCCGGCGGCCCGCGCTGTCGCCATCCCGGGCCAGCGACTTCAAGCAGTGCCCGCTGCTCTACCGCTTCCGCGCGGTCGACCGGCTGCCGGAGAAGGCGACCAGGGCCCAGGTGCGCGGCACCGTCGTGCACTCCGTGCTGGAGCGGCTGTTCGGGATGCCCGCCCAGGAGCGGGTTCCGGACACGGCGAAGAGCCTGGTCGAACCGTCCTGGGCGGACCTGCTCACCGAACGCCCGGAACTGCTCGCGGAGATGTTCGACGGCGCCGACGACCCCGACCTCGCCGAATGGCTGGAGTCGGCGAAGTCGCTTGTGGACGGTTACTTCCTGCTGGAGGACCCGCGCAGGCTCGAACCCGAGGCCTGCGAACAGCTCGTCGAGACCGAGCTCCCCTCCGGGGTGCTGCTGCGCGGCTACATCGACCGCATCGACGTCGCGCCCACCGGCGAGATCCGCGTCGTCGACTACAAGACCGGTGCGGCGCCGAGGGAAATCGGCGAAGCCAAGGCGCTGTTCCAGATGAAGTTCTACGCGCTGGTGCTGTGGCGGCTGCGCGGAGTGGTGCCGAGGCAATTGCTGCTGATGTACCTCGCGGACCGGCAGAACCTCGCCTACACCCCGGACGAGGGCGAACTGCTGCGCTTCGAACGCACCCTCGACGCGATCTGGCAGGCGATCCTGCGGGCCGGCCGCACCGGGGATTTCCGGCCCAATCCCGGCAAACTCTGCGCCTTCTGCGACCACCAGGCGCTCTGCCCGTCCTTCGGCGGCACTCCGCCCGCCTACCCCGGCTGGCCGGAACCGGACGCCGGAACCGAGACGATGGCCGATCGCGCGGATTGA
- a CDS encoding site-2 protease family protein, with protein MTTAGRWSGHGGGGLLLGRVSGVPVVLAPSWWAFAVLVVLFYTPLVGLLLPGSPLWVAALLAGGFAILLAISVLLHELGHCVAALRLGLPVRRVRLHMLGGISEVVRTPSTPIHEGVVAAAGPVVSLLLTGVFGLALVMAEPETVAWVLLLQATIANGAVALFNLLPGLPLDGGRIVRAAIWQVTGRRGAGTRAAVIGAGIVAAGLVLWAIQGLVEGGPDQWLRLGVCVLMAAFVVTGASAEFTAERRTAWPPGLTLAELVRPVLQLPAESPVADALAAAAGRGVVLVRADGIAVGLLDTAVAERLAAAQPNTPAEQAAEPISADTVLLDSEPGEEIAERVRAGAAWQFLVVDADGRPSGVLRREDLRVALASARGR; from the coding sequence GTGACGACCGCGGGACGGTGGAGCGGGCACGGCGGAGGAGGACTGCTCCTCGGCCGGGTGTCCGGCGTGCCGGTGGTGCTCGCGCCGTCGTGGTGGGCCTTCGCGGTGCTGGTCGTGCTGTTCTACACACCGCTGGTCGGCCTGCTGCTGCCGGGCAGTCCGCTGTGGGTCGCCGCTCTGCTGGCGGGTGGCTTCGCGATCCTGCTGGCGATCTCGGTGTTGCTGCACGAACTGGGCCATTGCGTCGCGGCACTGCGGTTGGGGCTGCCGGTCCGCCGGGTGCGGTTGCACATGCTGGGCGGGATCTCGGAGGTCGTGCGCACCCCGTCCACCCCGATCCACGAGGGCGTGGTCGCGGCGGCGGGGCCCGTCGTGTCGTTGCTGCTCACGGGCGTGTTCGGCCTCGCGCTGGTGATGGCGGAACCGGAGACCGTGGCCTGGGTCCTGCTGCTGCAGGCCACGATCGCCAACGGAGCGGTGGCGCTGTTCAACCTGCTGCCGGGGTTGCCGTTGGACGGCGGTCGCATCGTGCGCGCCGCGATCTGGCAGGTCACCGGCCGTCGCGGCGCCGGAACGAGGGCCGCGGTGATCGGAGCCGGGATCGTCGCCGCCGGGCTCGTGCTGTGGGCGATTCAAGGACTGGTCGAAGGCGGGCCGGACCAGTGGTTGCGGCTGGGCGTGTGCGTGCTGATGGCCGCGTTCGTCGTGACGGGCGCCAGCGCCGAGTTCACCGCGGAGCGCCGCACCGCGTGGCCCCCCGGGCTGACCCTGGCGGAGCTGGTGCGGCCGGTGCTGCAGCTGCCCGCGGAGAGCCCGGTCGCCGACGCGCTCGCCGCGGCCGCGGGCCGGGGCGTCGTGCTGGTCAGGGCGGACGGGATCGCGGTCGGGCTGCTGGACACCGCGGTCGCGGAGCGCCTGGCCGCCGCGCAGCCGAACACCCCGGCGGAGCAGGCGGCCGAGCCGATCAGCGCCGACACGGTGCTGCTGGACTCCGAACCGGGCGAGGAGATCGCCGAGCGGGTGCGCGCGGGCGCGGCCTGGCAGTTCCTCGTCGTCGACGCCGACGGCAGGCCGAGCGGGGTGCTGCGCAGGGAGGACCTGAGGGTCGCGCTGGCCTCCGCGCGGGGTCGCTGA
- a CDS encoding tRNA (adenine-N1)-methyltransferase — protein MSRTSGPFQPGDRVQLTDPKGRKYTVVLEAGKDYHTHRGAIAHDDLIGKPEGSVVTSVGNTQFLALRPLLADYVLSMPRGAQVIYPKDAAQIVMWGDIFPGARVLEAGAGSGALTCSLLRAVGEKGQVTSYEVREDHHEHAERNVQRFFGEHPHNWDLRLGDAAEYTGPQLDRVVLDMLSPWDMLPMIKQNLVPGGVLTVYVATTTQLSRITEALREQTCWTEPQSWETLMRPWHAVGLAVRPEHRMVAHTAFLLTARLLAEGVTAPKPQRRPSKG, from the coding sequence GTGAGCAGGACCAGTGGCCCGTTCCAGCCCGGTGATCGGGTCCAGCTCACCGACCCGAAGGGCCGCAAGTACACGGTCGTGCTGGAGGCGGGCAAGGACTACCACACCCACCGCGGCGCGATCGCGCACGACGACCTGATCGGCAAGCCCGAGGGCAGCGTGGTCACCTCGGTCGGCAACACCCAGTTCCTGGCGCTGCGGCCGCTGCTGGCCGACTACGTGCTGTCGATGCCGCGCGGGGCCCAGGTGATCTACCCCAAGGACGCGGCGCAGATCGTCATGTGGGGCGACATCTTCCCCGGTGCCCGGGTGCTGGAGGCGGGCGCCGGATCGGGCGCGCTGACCTGCTCGCTGCTGCGCGCGGTGGGGGAGAAGGGCCAGGTCACCTCCTACGAGGTGCGCGAGGACCACCACGAGCACGCCGAGCGCAACGTCCAGCGCTTCTTCGGCGAGCACCCGCACAACTGGGACCTGCGCCTCGGCGACGCCGCGGAGTACACCGGCCCGCAGCTGGACCGCGTGGTGCTGGACATGCTCTCGCCGTGGGACATGCTGCCGATGATCAAGCAGAACCTGGTGCCCGGCGGCGTGCTCACCGTCTACGTCGCCACCACCACGCAGCTGTCCCGGATCACCGAGGCGCTGCGCGAGCAGACCTGCTGGACCGAGCCGCAGTCCTGGGAGACGCTGATGCGCCCGTGGCACGCGGTGGGGCTGGCGGTGCGGCCGGAGCACCGGATGGTCGCGCACACCGCGTTCCTGCTCACCGCCCGCCTGCTGGCCGAGGGCGTGACCGCGCCGAAGCCGCAGCGCCGCCCCAGCAAGGGCTGA